CTTAATTGTCGGTCGTGGTGGTGGGTCTATTGAGGACCTCTGGGCATTCAACGAGGAAATGGTGGTTCGAGCCATTTTTGAATCGCGAATTCCGATTATTTCTAGCGTGGGTCATGAGACGGACACGACCTTGGCGGATTTTGTGGCAGATAGACGGGCAGCGACCCCGACGGCAGCAGCAGAATTGGCGACACCGGTGACCAAGGCGGACCTCTTAGGCTATTTGAACCAGCAGGAAAACCGTGCCTACCAGGCTATGACCAATCGGATTAAGTTTCGGCAAAGCCAGCTGGACAAAATCAGTCAGTCGGTTATTTTCAGGCAGCCAGAACGGCTTTATGATGGCTATGTGCAAAAATTAGACCGGTTGACCAGCCAGCTACAGACTAGGATGAAAGAGATTTTCGGGGATAACAAGCAGGCCAGTGTCCTGCTCCAGCAACGCCTACAGGGCTTGCAATTGCCCCAGAAAGTCAGCCGTTATCAGGAGAAGGTCAGCCAGTTGCAACGCTTGCTCAAGAGCAATATGGCCAACATTTATGACAATAAAATGGCCAAGGCTGACAAGCTGATAGAGGCCATGACCATGCTGGATACCAGCCGCATCGTGGCGCGCGGTTATGCCATGCTGGAGCAGGCTGGTCGGGTCATTGATAGCGTAGAAAAGATTGAAAAAGATGAGCAGTTGACCATTGTCATGAAGGATGGTCGTGTGGATGTGGAGGTAAAGGATGTCCAAAAAAATGAAAACATTTGAAGAAAATTTAGCAGAACTTGAGGGAATTGTGACCCGCTTGGAGCAGGGAGATGTAGCCTTAGAAGAGGCTCTGGCTGAGTTCCAAAAGGGTATGGTCCTGTCCAAGGACTTGCAGAAAACCTTGGCTGATGCAGAAAAAACTCTGGTTAAGGTCATGCAGGCAGATGGTAGTGAAAGTGAGATGGTTTAGGTATGGATAAATTCAATCTCATAGGCTCAACCATTGAAAACTACTACAGAAACACCCACGCCTGTGTTTCGGAAAAGTTGATTGAGTCGATTCTCTACTCAATAGAAGCAGGAGGGAAACGCCTTCGTCCCCTCATCCTGCTGGAGGTTTTGGAGGGATTTGGCAAGACAGTGACAGACGCCCACTATCAAATTGCTGCTGCTTTGGAAATGATTCACACGGGAAGTCTTATCCATGATGATTTACCTGCCATGGACAACGATGATTACCGTCGAGGTCGGTTGACAAACCACAAACAGTTTGACGAAGCTACAGCTATTTTGGCGGGGGATAGCCTTTTTCTGGATGCCTTTGATTTGGTAGCCCGTGCCGACTTACCATCACCCATTATTGTTCAGTTAGTTCAGTTCCTAGCCACTTCCTCAGGCACATTTGGTATGGTTGGGGGACAGATGTTGGATATGAAAGGGGAGGGGCAGATGCTGGAGGCTACGGAACTCTTCAAGATTCATGAGAACAAAACTGGTCGTCTCCTGACTTATCCTTTCTATGCAGCTGGTATTATCGCAGAGCAGTCAGAATATGTCCAAGGGAGATTGTGGCAATTGGGCTCGCTGATTGGGTATGCATTTCAGATTCGGGATGATATTTTGGATGTGACAGCAAGTTTTGAAGAATTAGGGAAAACGCCTAATAAGGATCTTGTGGCTGAGAAAGCAACTTTTCCAGCTTTGTTGGGCTTAGATGAATCTAAGAGTCTTCTTGAGGAAGCCTTGGATAAGTCTATAAAAATTCTTGAGGAATTGACTCAGGATTATGATTTCAAGTCTGACAATATCATTAAGATTTTAGAAAGTTTACGAATCAATGAGTAAAGAACGAGTAGATGTGCTAGCCTACAAGCAGGGGCTTTTTGAGACTAGGGAGCAGGCCAAGCGAGGCGTCATGGCGGGCCTGGTGGTCAATGTCATCAATGGCGAGCGCTATGACAAGCCGGGCGAGAAAATCGATGAGGGGACCGAGCTCAAGCTCAAGGGTGAGAAATTAAAATATGTCAGCCGTGGTGGCCTCAAATTAGAGAAGGCCTTGCAGGTCTTTGGAATTTCTGTTGAAGGGCAGACGACCATTGATATTGGTGCTTCCACAGGCGGCTTTACGGATGTCATGCTCCAGTCTGGCGCCAAGCTGGTTTACGCCGTGGACGTTGGGACCAATCAATTGGCTTGGAAACTTCGGCAAGATGAGCGTGTAATTTCCATGGAGCAGTACAATTTCCGATATGCTGAACTGGTTGATTTTGACCAGGGACAGCCAAGTTTTGCCTCTATTGATGTCAGCTTTATTTCGCTCAGTCTGATCTTGCCAGCCCTGCATAATATTTTGGCAGACGGCGGTCAGGTCGTAGCCCTGGTCAAGCCTCAGTTTGAAGCGGGACGGGAGCAGATTGGTAAAAATGGTATCGTTAAAGACAAGCAGGTTCATGTCAAAGTTTTGCAGGACGTGACCAAGATGGCCGTGGAGACTGGCTTTACCGTTAAGGCGCTCAGCTTTTCTCCGGTTCAGGGCGGTCAGGGCAATATTGAATTTTTGGCTCATTTGGAAAAATCTGACCAGCCAGAAAATATGGTTGTGGGTCAGATTGGTGACTTGGTTGAGCAAGCACACGAGGAATTTAAGAAAGATGAATAAACGAGAACGCTTAGAAGTAATAAAAGATTTGGTGGTCCGCTATCCGATCGATACCCAGGAAGAGATTGTGGAACGCTTGGAGGCTATGGGGGTCCATGCAACCCAGGCGACGGTTTCCCGGGATATCAAGGAGTTGGGTATCATCAAGGTGCCAGCAGCTGACAAGGGCTATATTTACGGTCTGCCTAAGGTGGGCCTGGCAAAGGTCCGCTCGAAAAATATCCTTGATTTTTCATATTCGGGTAACATGGTCAATATCAAATTGGTGCCTGGAAGTGCCATTGTTGTCAAACGGCAGATTGTGGAACAATTTGAGGACCAACTGTTCACCATCATTGCGGACGACGATAGTATCTTTTTAATCTTGAAGGACCAGGAAAAACTGCTTCAGTTGGAGCGCATGGTTAAAGGGTGGTAAGGGATGTTACTAGAAGTTTCGATTAAGAATTTTGCCATTATCGAGCAGGTCTCTCTTAACTTTGAAAAGGGTATGACCATTCTCTCTGGTGAGACGGGAGCTGGGAAGTCTATCATTATCGACGCCATGAACCTTATGTTGGGGGCGCGGGCGACTACTGATGTCATCCGCCACGGGGCTGCCAAGGCGGAGATTGAGGGGCTTTTCTCTTTTGAACATAGCAGAGCCTTGGAGCAGATTTTGGAGGAGCAGGGGATTGAAGTGGCTGACGAGCTGATTATCCGTCGGGAAATCCTGCAAAATGGTCGGTCGGTCAGCCGGGTCAACGGTCAAATGGTCAACCTGTCTGTCCTCAAGCAAATTGGTCAGCACTTGGTCGACATTCACGGTCAACATGACCAGGAAGAATTGATGAAGTCCCAGCACCATATCCGTCTGTTGGATAGCTTTGGAGAAGAGGATTTTTGGACCCTCAAGGACAACTACCAAGCGACTTTTGATGCCTACCGTAGCCTCCGCAAGCGCGTGCTT
The sequence above is a segment of the Streptococcus suis genome. Coding sequences within it:
- the xseA gene encoding exodeoxyribonuclease VII large subunit; the protein is MVDYLSVSHLTKYLKLKFDRDPYLEKVYLTGQVSNFRKRPTHQYFSLKDDKAVIQATMWAGIYKNLGFELEEGMKINAIGRVQLYEPSGSYSIVIEKAEPDGIGALAIKFEQLKQSLTAEGLFKQEFKQQLPRFTQKIGVITSPSGAVIQDIITTVSRRFPGVEIVLYPTKVQGEGAAQEVAANIQKANSREDLDVLIVGRGGGSIEDLWAFNEEMVVRAIFESRIPIISSVGHETDTTLADFVADRRAATPTAAAELATPVTKADLLGYLNQQENRAYQAMTNRIKFRQSQLDKISQSVIFRQPERLYDGYVQKLDRLTSQLQTRMKEIFGDNKQASVLLQQRLQGLQLPQKVSRYQEKVSQLQRLLKSNMANIYDNKMAKADKLIEAMTMLDTSRIVARGYAMLEQAGRVIDSVEKIEKDEQLTIVMKDGRVDVEVKDVQKNENI
- a CDS encoding exodeoxyribonuclease VII small subunit is translated as MSKKMKTFEENLAELEGIVTRLEQGDVALEEALAEFQKGMVLSKDLQKTLADAEKTLVKVMQADGSESEMV
- a CDS encoding polyprenyl synthetase family protein codes for the protein MDKFNLIGSTIENYYRNTHACVSEKLIESILYSIEAGGKRLRPLILLEVLEGFGKTVTDAHYQIAAALEMIHTGSLIHDDLPAMDNDDYRRGRLTNHKQFDEATAILAGDSLFLDAFDLVARADLPSPIIVQLVQFLATSSGTFGMVGGQMLDMKGEGQMLEATELFKIHENKTGRLLTYPFYAAGIIAEQSEYVQGRLWQLGSLIGYAFQIRDDILDVTASFEELGKTPNKDLVAEKATFPALLGLDESKSLLEEALDKSIKILEELTQDYDFKSDNIIKILESLRINE
- a CDS encoding TlyA family RNA methyltransferase, which produces MSKERVDVLAYKQGLFETREQAKRGVMAGLVVNVINGERYDKPGEKIDEGTELKLKGEKLKYVSRGGLKLEKALQVFGISVEGQTTIDIGASTGGFTDVMLQSGAKLVYAVDVGTNQLAWKLRQDERVISMEQYNFRYAELVDFDQGQPSFASIDVSFISLSLILPALHNILADGGQVVALVKPQFEAGREQIGKNGIVKDKQVHVKVLQDVTKMAVETGFTVKALSFSPVQGGQGNIEFLAHLEKSDQPENMVVGQIGDLVEQAHEEFKKDE
- a CDS encoding arginine repressor, whose protein sequence is MNKRERLEVIKDLVVRYPIDTQEEIVERLEAMGVHATQATVSRDIKELGIIKVPAADKGYIYGLPKVGLAKVRSKNILDFSYSGNMVNIKLVPGSAIVVKRQIVEQFEDQLFTIIADDDSIFLILKDQEKLLQLERMVKGW